The Rhododendron vialii isolate Sample 1 chromosome 1a, ASM3025357v1 region GGCCAGCTTATGATGATGAGGGTAATTACTAATACCACTTGTCCTAGTTTTGTAAACacaacttttgtgggattgggTTTGATTCCTCTACGAATTGCAGCAATCCATGCCACGATCGAAGTGTAAGGAATTTTTAACCAAAGCAATCAAATATGATCTAACGTCTTATTGACATAATACCAACCAGGTGAAAAATAAGTTGACAAGTACAGTTTATTCGTTGTAAACTGCTGCAAGTCTTGTTTTTCACGAGCAAGCAATAATATTAAGTGGACTTGAATCAATATGAAGGCAAAATGGATGAACCAAATTCAATCCACATATTGGAATGGGATAGCAACAGATTTCCTAATTGAGAAGTCATGAAATGAAAGAGCGTTAACATGCAGCTCATACCTGACAATGCGATCAATGTTTGCTAGTTTCTTCTAACCACTATGTCTGCAACCGTTCTCCTCAATCTTATCACCTTCTTAGGCAACTTTCTTTCAGCAAGTTTGACAAAGAATCTAGGTCTACCAATTAAGAACATGAGAGATCCTAGAAAGAGTCCCAGTGTCATTCCACACCCATACCCTATCACCACAATTTTCCAAGTAAATCCATCCAAACCTGAATCATCTTCCTCATGTTGGAACACCGGTGGCTGTACTTGTGTTTGATTATCTCCACATCCCTTCGACAATGGAAACCCACATAATCCTAAGTTCCCAGCATATGAACCATTCTCAAATGTATTAAATTGTCGACCATAGGGTATGGGTCCATGGAGATGGTTGAACGAAAGGTTCAAGACTGCAAGAAATGTCAAACTTGTTAATTGGCTTGGAATTCTGCCGGTGAGGTGGTTAGAAGAGATGTCTAACGATTCAAGGCTCGTCAAGTCTCCCAAAGCTTCAGGAATATAGCCTGTAAGACTGTTATGAGAAAAATTAAGCACTTTGAGGGAATAGAGCTTTCCAACTACATTTGGAATTTCTCCACTAAAATTGTTGGATGAAAAGTCGATTGTTGTGAAGATAGTCAAAATTCTCACCAATTCGATCTCAAGCCCCTTTATTGTCACTTCGATAGAATCATGATAATAACTACTCTCCCCACTCATGTATTGTTTGTCCGGCATAGTTTTGTTCTTCATAGCTTGGAAATTTTCGAAGTACCTCGTTGGCAAATGGCCAGTGAACTCATTATAGGAGAGGTCAACAATTCGAAGCTTAGGAAAGGAAAATTCACTCATTATAGTGTTTATTGGACCATGAAATTGGTTGGATCGTACGACAAGAACCTGTAACTCAGGAAGAATCCCCAACCAATTTGGAAATGTATCATTAACCTTGTTGTTTCCGACGTTTAGAACTTCCAAGCTTCTACAATTTACCAAAGATCTTGGAAGTGGTCCttcaaaatgattttcactCAAATCAAGACTTCGTAACTGGCTGGGCTTTTCAAATGTCAAGGGAAGGGTTCCCTTAAATCCATTGGAGCGCAGACTTAACACCTCGAGAAAACTACTAGAATTACCCAAACATTGTGGAACCTCACCGCTCAATTTATTATGAGACAAATCAAGCATTTGAAGGGAACTCGCATTGCAAACCGATGAAGAAATCTCTCCATAAAGACTATTGTTTGACATCAAAAAGTACAGTATAGAGGGGGGTGGAATGAGAAGTGGTCCTTGAAGCAAATTGGAACGAAGATCAAGAGTATTTAGGTGTTCCCAAGGAAGTTTGTTTATGCCTGTTAGAAAGTTGTGTGAAAGATTCAAATACAGCAATGAAGCCTTTCCGATGAACCCAACCCAATTTGGAATCTGTCCATGAATTCTGTTTTGAGAAAGATCTAGCTCTACAAGATTCTCTGAGGctcttaagaaataagggaaCACCTCGATGTTGCAAGATGACATACGGAAATTCCTAAGGTTAGGAAGGGTATTGTTGCCATTGCTTCTGGCGACCGCACTCAGATCATTTGATGCAAGATAAAGCTCGGCCAGATTTACAAGAGTGGAAATTGACTGTGGAATGGGGCCACGAAGTTTATTGTCACTCAAGTCAATGGTGTCCAATGGTAAACGATGCTGGAACTCAGGAATTTGACCAGTTAAATGATTGGAACTCAAGTCTAAATGTTCCAATGACATAAGAGTAAACAAGGATGGAGGTATTACCCCACTGAGAGAGTTCTTATTTAAGTAGAGTTCCCTTAGGTTTTGAAGACCACTTAAATTGAAGGGAAtgggacccgtgaaattgttaTCCCCTATATGTAACTTCTCCAGCATTGGGAACTCAAGAAAAGCAAGAATTCTGCCTCCAAGGTCGTTGGAGTCAAGTATTAAATGAGTGAGTTGCTTGAGATTTGAGATAGTAGATGGGACTTCACCAGTAAAATCATTTCCCGTTAAGTCTAGTTCACGGATCTGCGTAAGGTTCCCAAGAGATTTAGGAATGGAACCCCATAATTTGCACCGGGAGAGAATCAAGTAATTCAAAGACTTGAGAAAACCAATTGAATCAGGTAGTTTTCCAGATAAACTTGTCCTGGAGAGATACAAGGATTTCAAAGAATTGAGATAGCCAATTGAATCTGGTAGTTCTCCAGATAAACTCGTCGACGAGAGATCCAAGGATTTCAAAGACTTGAGATAGCCAATTGAATCAGGTAGTTCTCCAGATAAACTCGTCCACGAGAGATCCAAGGATTTCAAAGACTTGAGATGGCCAATTGAATCAGGTAATTCTCCAAACAATTTGGTTTCAGAAAGATCCAACACCCATAGAGAACCACCACTACCCCAAGTTGATTTTGGTAAGTTGATATCAAGATTCAAGTTGTCACATAAAACAAGTTTCTGCAAGTTTGGAAAGTGGAAAACACCATCTGGTAAATTCCCTGACAATTCGGTCGATGACAGGTCTAGAGCTGTTAAAGAAGTCAAATTCAACAAGGAATCGGGTGAACCAAAAGATATATTTACCCCATGAAGGACAAGTTCTTGTAATCGGGTCACGTTTTTCAAGAGAATTTTGAAATGGAGCGGATCAAGTCTTAGTCGCGCGCGCGGCTCAAGTCTTAGTAGCGACTTAAATCTTAGTCGCCCTATAACTCTTAGTTGTGGATTAAGTCTTAGTCGAATAGAAGACAGATCAAGTGAAATCAATTTGGACAGGAGGGAGAGTTCAGATGAGATTGAACCTAAAAAACCAGACTTGGATAGGTTGAGGTGCGTCAAACTTGCAAAGCTGCCAAATGCATATGAAATGCGCGAGTAGTTGAAGTCATTGTGAGCCAGATTGAGCCGTTGGAGGTGAGAAAGCTGGAAAAGGCTGCTATTGGGTTGGATTGTACCATAGAGCTGGCTACAACTGAGATCAAGCCCAACCACGTGACCAGTCAACTCATCGCACGTGACCCCGTCCCAATTGCAACAATCAGTTGCATTCTCATCCCAAGACAGGGTCTTTGGATATGAAGGAATACCGGCCCGATCGCAACGCGAAGAAGCATTGCTGTTTATGTCAAACAAATGCTTAAATTGAAGCAGTGCAGACCTCTGGTCATGACGACACAAAGGGTGTgcagaagaagcaaaagaagaaagaggtgACGATGAAGAAGCAGCAACTTGATATTCCAAGAAATAGAGAAGGAATGGAAATAGCCAAGTTAATGCCCCCATTCTTTTAAAATCAAGAGAGAAACaacggaagagagagaagaatgatCAGTGGATTTTGGTGATGATGGGAGTGCTCATGCTCAACCCTTTTAATACAGGATGCTAGCTGCAATTACATCTTGTAGCTTAATTGCATAAGAATCCCTTTTTGACTTAGACGACTTTGAAGCAAGATTATCGGTACCGTTCCGTACTGGACGGTACATACCGTTTTTTACTGAATCTGGTACCCTACACCTCTAATTCCGTTCCAGCTCAAATACCGGTCGGTAACGGCCGGTACCAGCCAATACCGGACGGTTCTGGAGATACTAGTCAGTACCGGCCAATACCGGATAGTAacggactacttttaaatttatttttttcttcaagtaccgggcaaataccggaatatatatatattttaaaaagtgtatattatactataaattcttttaggtaggaaaataacactaatagcgatcaatccgaaacggtacccgatATCtcaccggtaccggtacgtaccgtactagTAAAAAAATCGATACTCTAGCAGGTACGGTATTCAAAACCTTGCTTTGAAGTTGATCACAATAACCAATTGATCACCACATTCGGAACCtgatggaaatgaaaaaagatttttatCAATCGCAGTACACAACATATCCAAAGGAAAGATAATGGAGGACACATCGGGGGCGGGGGCAAAAAGGATGAGTGTAATGACCGCtccagctgacctgctaactGTTCGTTTAATCAcgctgttcaaaaaattaacttcaaGTTATACAATAGCTGCTCGGCCTTACATTATATTCCACATCAACTTCCAAGGAATAACCGATATGGGACTATTAgatattttagatattttgacACTTTTCAGAGTTGTCCAAAACCTCCATTGGTGTCTTTGTTATATCAACTCCGTTTGATTGTAATATATGGGTAGGTTTGGAGGGGGGTAATTAACCATTATACTCCGTTTGTTACCCACGTACTTTGCCTTGCTCCTTCTCtatttcttccttctctctctcacaacacTTCTAGCTAGCTAAGGACAAAGAATTCAATGCACAAAATTCTTTGAAAATTCTGTGAATAAAAGCAACTGACAAAGAATTCAATGCACAAAATTCTCTTGATTTGAAGCAGCATTCGTTGCCAAAAGATCATTGACATTCACATCCGTGTACCAATAAGTTattgggaaagtcttcaatacacacccctctAAGGTATAACtctttagcaatagattcgtaacattttgaaaattataatattttaatgtgTTTCAATgaggatgcatatgatacatatccaaataagggatgtgtattgtagcacttccctaaGTTATTTGAAGACTATGAAACATGTGTCCTAGAGGGCAAGACATTATTGCAGTACTCGTTGTAACCATCCCACTTATTTTTTCTTCCCGCAAAATTtcagaagaaagaaaaacattaaAACAGCATTAGAGAATCACTTTCAACTCTGtctctccattttttatttggtcAGAACCATATCTATATGGATATATTAATTGTCTACGTTCTAC contains the following coding sequences:
- the LOC131300822 gene encoding receptor-like protein 49, with protein sequence MGALTWLFPFLLYFLEYQVAASSSSPLSSFASSAHPLCRHDQRSALLQFKHLFDINSNASSRCDRAGIPSYPKTLSWDENATDCCNWDGVTCDELTGHVVGLDLSCSQLYGTIQPNSSLFQLSHLQRLNLAHNDFNYSRISYAFGSFASLTHLNLSKSGFLGSISSELSLLSKLISLDLSSIRLRLNPQLRVIGRLRFKSLLRLEPRARLRLDPLHFKILLKNVTRLQELVLHGVNISFGSPDSLLNLTSLTALDLSSTELSGNLPDGVFHFPNLQKLVLCDNLNLDINLPKSTWGSGGSLWVLDLSETKLFGELPDSIGHLKSLKSLDLSWTSLSGELPDSIGYLKSLKSLDLSSTSLSGELPDSIGYLNSLKSLYLSRTSLSGKLPDSIGFLKSLNYLILSRCKLWGSIPKSLGNLTQIRELDLTGNDFTGEVPSTISNLKQLTHLILDSNDLGGRILAFLEFPMLEKLHIGDNNFTGPIPFNLSGLQNLRELYLNKNSLSGVIPPSLFTLMSLEHLDLSSNHLTGQIPEFQHRLPLDTIDLSDNKLRGPIPQSISTLVNLAELYLASNDLSAVARSNGNNTLPNLRNFRMSSCNIEVFPYFLRASENLVELDLSQNRIHGQIPNWVGFIGKASLLYLNLSHNFLTGINKLPWEHLNTLDLRSNLLQGPLLIPPPSILYFLMSNNSLYGEISSSVCNASSLQMLDLSHNKLSGEVPQCLGNSSSFLEVLSLRSNGFKGTLPLTFEKPSQLRSLDLSENHFEGPLPRSLVNCRSLEVLNVGNNKVNDTFPNWLGILPELQVLVVRSNQFHGPINTIMSEFSFPKLRIVDLSYNEFTGHLPTRYFENFQAMKNKTMPDKQYMSGESSYYHDSIEVTIKGLEIELVRILTIFTTIDFSSNNFSGEIPNVVGKLYSLKVLNFSHNSLTGYIPEALGDLTSLESLDISSNHLTGRIPSQLTSLTFLAVLNLSFNHLHGPIPYGRQFNTFENGSYAGNLGLCGFPLSKGCGDNQTQVQPPVFQHEEDDSGLDGFTWKIVVIGYGCGMTLGLFLGSLMFLIGRPRFFVKLAERKLPKKVIRLRRTVADIVVRRN